One window from the genome of Cyclobacterium amurskyense encodes:
- a CDS encoding sulfurtransferase, with product MINPLIKPEALHQLAKTQNLVLIDAQFSYSNYEKEHLDGAIHVNLNKDLSNVGENPAQGGRHPLPSASAFGDTLGKLGISPESHVIVYDDKSAAMSAARFWWMLKAIGHKKVQVLNGGFQAAKIHGFPVNDKIPNPQPLSAYLTQTWQLPMAELEEVSTASEKAGQIIIDVREAERFLGIKEPIDLIAGHIPGAINLPFSENLDENGFFLPKETLKEKYLKTFNGKSSNDIIVHCGSGVTACHTLLAIAHAGLNSPKLYVGSWSEWSRNDLPIAPER from the coding sequence ATGATCAATCCTTTAATCAAACCGGAAGCTTTACACCAATTGGCCAAGACACAGAATTTGGTTTTAATAGATGCCCAATTTAGTTATTCAAATTATGAAAAAGAACACCTTGATGGAGCGATACATGTCAATTTAAACAAAGACTTATCCAATGTAGGAGAGAATCCTGCTCAAGGAGGAAGGCATCCCTTACCTTCTGCATCGGCTTTTGGGGATACACTTGGTAAATTAGGAATAAGCCCGGAAAGCCATGTAATCGTGTATGATGATAAATCTGCGGCCATGTCTGCTGCCCGATTTTGGTGGATGCTCAAAGCTATTGGCCATAAAAAAGTTCAGGTTTTGAATGGAGGCTTTCAGGCTGCCAAAATTCATGGATTTCCTGTAAATGATAAAATCCCTAACCCTCAACCCTTATCAGCTTACCTAACACAAACATGGCAGTTGCCAATGGCCGAACTGGAGGAAGTATCAACAGCTTCAGAAAAAGCTGGTCAGATAATTATCGATGTTAGAGAGGCCGAAAGATTCTTAGGAATAAAAGAACCTATAGATTTAATCGCCGGACATATTCCAGGAGCAATTAATTTACCTTTTTCAGAAAATCTTGATGAAAATGGATTCTTTTTACCTAAAGAAACTTTAAAGGAAAAATACCTAAAAACATTTAATGGTAAATCCTCAAACGATATTATTGTTCACTGTGGATCTGGAGTGACGGCCTGCCATACCCTTCTTGCCATTGCGCATGCTGGATTGAATAGCCCTAAATTATATGTAGGCTCTTGGAGTGAATGGTCAAGAAATGATTTACCCATAGCCCCCGAAAGGTAA
- a CDS encoding iron chaperone, which translates to MDDYIAKFPMDVSEKLQHLRAIIKKNCPLEAEECINYKMPTFKLHGNLVHFAAYKNHIGFYPSPSAIEAFKGQLTNYTYSKGAIQFPLDKPLPLELIAEIVRFRVKENLVKKK; encoded by the coding sequence ATGGATGATTATATCGCGAAATTCCCAATGGATGTAAGTGAGAAATTACAGCATTTGAGAGCCATCATTAAAAAGAATTGCCCCTTGGAAGCAGAGGAATGCATCAATTATAAAATGCCAACCTTTAAGCTCCATGGTAATCTTGTTCACTTTGCTGCCTACAAAAACCACATCGGTTTTTATCCTAGCCCCTCTGCAATCGAAGCTTTTAAAGGTCAGTTAACAAATTACACCTATTCGAAAGGTGCCATTCAATTTCCACTAGACAAGCCATTACCTTTAGAACTAATTGCAGAAATTGTTCGGTTTAGGGTGAAAGAAAACCTGGTAAAGAAAAAATAG
- the fabG gene encoding 3-oxoacyl-[acyl-carrier-protein] reductase, translating into MGLLTGKKALVTGASKGIGRSIAIRYAQEGADVAFTYLSSVEKGEALEKELEAFGIKAKGFRSDASDFAAADKLIGDVVTFLGGIDILVNNAGITRDNLLMRMSEENWDEVININLKSCFNTVKAVTRTMMKAKAGSIINITSVVGVRGNAGQSNYAASKAGIIGFTKSVALELGSRNIRSNAIAPGFIETEMTAVLDEKTVQGWRDAIPMKRGGKPEEVADACVFLGSDMSTYISGQTLEVNGAMNT; encoded by the coding sequence ATGGGATTACTTACAGGTAAAAAAGCCTTGGTAACAGGCGCTTCCAAAGGAATTGGCAGGTCCATTGCTATACGTTATGCTCAGGAAGGTGCTGATGTGGCCTTTACTTATTTGTCAAGTGTAGAAAAAGGAGAAGCACTTGAAAAAGAATTGGAAGCTTTCGGTATAAAAGCTAAAGGTTTTCGCTCCGATGCTTCAGATTTCGCAGCTGCTGATAAATTAATTGGCGATGTAGTGACATTTTTAGGTGGAATAGACATTCTTGTAAATAATGCCGGAATTACCCGAGATAACTTACTAATGAGAATGTCGGAAGAAAACTGGGATGAAGTAATCAATATTAACCTCAAATCCTGTTTTAATACCGTGAAAGCAGTAACTCGAACCATGATGAAGGCCAAAGCTGGTTCTATCATCAATATTACTTCCGTAGTAGGAGTTAGAGGAAATGCCGGACAATCCAATTATGCAGCTTCTAAAGCAGGAATTATTGGTTTCACCAAGTCTGTAGCATTGGAACTTGGTTCAAGAAATATCCGTAGCAATGCCATCGCTCCAGGATTTATCGAAACTGAAATGACCGCAGTTCTGGATGAAAAAACTGTTCAGGGATGGAGAGATGCCATTCCTATGAAAAGAGGTGGAAAACCCGAAGAAGTGGCTGATGCCTGTGTATTTCTAGGTTCAGACATGAGTACTTATATCTCTGGCCAAACACTTGAGGTAAATGGTGCCATGAACACCTAA
- the lpdA gene encoding dihydrolipoyl dehydrogenase — translation MSSTKFDVIVLGSGPGGYVAAIRASQLGLKTAVVEAEDLGGICLNWGCIPTKALIKSAQVFEYINHADDYGISVEKASVNFDDMIKRSRDVAGGMSKGVQFLLKKNKIEKLMGWGKIKPGKKVEVEDKDGNKTEYSADHIIIATGGRSKELPALKIDNEKIVGYRKAMTLDKLPKKMVVVGSGAIGVEFAYVYSSIGVEVTIVEFLDRIVPNEDEEVSKTLEKIYKKKGIKVMTSAEVTNVDTKGKGCKVTVKTKGGEENIDCDIVLSAVGVVSNVENCGLEDVGVLVDRGKVKVDEFYKTNMPGYYAIGDVVPGPALAHVASAEGIICVENIAGQNPEPLDYGNIPGCTYCLPEISSVGFTEAKAKEAGYEIKVGKFPFSASGKASAAGAKDGFVKLIFDAKYGELLGAHMIGYNVTELIAEIVAIRKLETTGHEIIKTVHPHPTMSEAVMEAAAAAYGEVIHL, via the coding sequence ATGTCTTCAACAAAATTCGATGTCATTGTTCTGGGCAGTGGTCCAGGAGGTTATGTAGCAGCAATTAGAGCTTCTCAATTAGGATTAAAGACTGCCGTAGTAGAAGCAGAAGATCTAGGTGGGATTTGTCTTAATTGGGGTTGTATACCTACCAAAGCTTTGATAAAAAGCGCTCAAGTATTTGAATACATTAATCACGCAGACGATTATGGTATTTCCGTAGAAAAAGCGAGCGTGAATTTTGACGACATGATCAAGCGTAGCCGGGATGTGGCCGGTGGAATGAGCAAAGGCGTTCAATTTTTGTTAAAGAAAAACAAAATTGAAAAATTGATGGGCTGGGGAAAAATCAAACCCGGCAAAAAAGTAGAGGTAGAAGACAAGGATGGCAACAAAACAGAATACAGTGCCGACCATATCATAATCGCCACTGGTGGAAGATCTAAAGAGCTTCCTGCTTTAAAAATTGACAATGAAAAAATTGTTGGTTACCGCAAAGCCATGACTTTGGATAAACTTCCAAAGAAAATGGTGGTTGTAGGTTCCGGAGCTATAGGCGTTGAATTTGCCTATGTCTACAGTTCTATTGGTGTGGAAGTGACTATCGTCGAATTCCTAGACAGGATTGTTCCCAATGAAGATGAAGAGGTGTCCAAGACACTAGAAAAAATATACAAGAAAAAAGGCATCAAAGTGATGACCAGTGCCGAGGTGACCAATGTTGATACCAAAGGAAAAGGTTGTAAAGTCACCGTTAAGACAAAGGGTGGTGAGGAAAACATTGATTGCGATATAGTACTTTCCGCTGTAGGCGTTGTGTCTAATGTGGAAAACTGTGGACTTGAAGATGTTGGAGTATTGGTGGATAGAGGTAAAGTTAAAGTAGATGAATTTTACAAAACCAATATGCCGGGTTATTATGCAATAGGGGATGTTGTTCCTGGACCTGCTTTGGCTCACGTAGCCTCCGCTGAAGGGATCATCTGTGTGGAGAACATTGCAGGACAGAACCCTGAACCACTTGATTATGGCAATATTCCAGGATGTACTTATTGTCTTCCTGAAATCTCTTCTGTTGGTTTTACTGAAGCCAAAGCCAAGGAAGCTGGATATGAAATTAAAGTCGGTAAATTTCCTTTCTCTGCCTCTGGTAAAGCTTCTGCAGCTGGAGCCAAAGATGGTTTTGTGAAACTTATATTCGACGCGAAATATGGTGAACTACTCGGAGCACACATGATCGGTTATAATGTAACAGAGCTGATAGCTGAAATTGTAGCTATAAGAAAACTTGAAACTACCGGACACGAAATTATAAAAACGGTACACCCACATCCTACCATGTCTGAGGCGGTAATGGAAGCTGCTGCAGCAGCCTATGGTGAGGTGATACATTTATAA
- a CDS encoding RNA polymerase sigma factor has translation MEEQALVYGLRARDSKVQEYLYEKYSKALFGVISRIIFDRDIAEEVFHDAFIKIVNKIDNYDESKGRIYTWMANICRNSAIDKTRSKEFSKKSKTNTIDAYVYGMENDAGTAAAVDGIGVKELMDNLNDEQRFVMECIYFKGYTHTEVAEEYSLPLGTVKSRIRSAIKVLKLKADKI, from the coding sequence TTGGAAGAACAAGCATTAGTATATGGGCTAAGAGCCAGAGACAGCAAAGTTCAGGAGTATTTGTATGAAAAATACTCCAAAGCTTTGTTTGGTGTAATTTCTCGGATCATTTTTGATCGGGACATAGCCGAAGAAGTCTTTCATGATGCTTTCATAAAAATTGTCAATAAGATAGATAATTATGATGAAAGTAAAGGTCGAATCTATACCTGGATGGCCAATATTTGTAGGAATTCTGCTATAGATAAAACCCGCTCGAAAGAATTTTCAAAGAAGAGTAAGACCAATACGATAGATGCTTACGTATATGGTATGGAGAACGATGCCGGCACAGCAGCTGCTGTTGACGGAATCGGTGTCAAAGAATTGATGGATAACCTGAATGACGAACAAAGATTCGTGATGGAATGTATCTACTTTAAAGGGTATACCCATACAGAGGTAGCGGAAGAGTATTCCTTGCCTTTGGGTACTGTGAAATCCAGGATAAGGTCTGCCATCAAAGTATTGAAACTGAAAGCTGATAAAATCTAG
- a CDS encoding anti-sigma factor: MDIQDYISSGKLELFVLGDLNETEQQEVLAMAKKYPEIEQEIIAIEEAMLAIDEVSGISPSSGIKNKIFETLEAENKKHSATDIPAKPLQNEVRIEKEVPHSNPWKTFAVAASVVALVSVSVAIYYANQYSDAEERLAISLQQNGVLAEEVNANQVKLKSLDTGMEKFITGNFEKIPMKGEGFPMQEDALVDVFWDKESKEVLISVNQLAALDEENDYQLWVIGEEGPIGIGLVNPGRRIDLQTMNTASGAQAFAITIEPKGGSESPTLEKLVVLGEVS, from the coding sequence GTGGATATCCAAGACTACATATCGTCCGGTAAATTGGAGCTCTTCGTATTGGGAGATCTTAATGAGACAGAACAACAAGAGGTTCTTGCAATGGCAAAGAAGTACCCTGAAATTGAACAGGAGATAATTGCAATTGAAGAAGCAATGCTTGCTATAGATGAAGTTTCAGGTATCAGTCCATCCAGTGGAATTAAAAATAAAATTTTTGAAACCCTGGAAGCTGAGAACAAAAAGCATAGCGCTACAGATATTCCTGCAAAACCTTTGCAGAATGAAGTGAGAATTGAAAAAGAAGTGCCACATAGCAATCCATGGAAAACTTTTGCTGTTGCCGCTTCGGTAGTAGCCCTTGTTTCCGTATCTGTAGCCATATATTACGCCAATCAGTATTCAGATGCTGAAGAAAGGTTGGCAATATCATTACAGCAAAATGGGGTACTCGCTGAAGAAGTAAATGCCAATCAGGTAAAATTGAAATCGTTAGATACTGGAATGGAGAAATTCATCACAGGGAATTTCGAGAAAATACCTATGAAAGGTGAGGGTTTTCCTATGCAAGAAGATGCCTTGGTAGATGTTTTCTGGGATAAAGAAAGCAAAGAAGTGCTAATTTCTGTAAACCAATTGGCAGCCCTAGATGAAGAAAACGATTATCAACTCTGGGTAATAGGAGAGGAAGGACCAATTGGTATTGGCTTGGTTAATCCTGGTAGAAGAATTGATTTGCAAACCATGAACACTGCTTCAGGTGCACAAGCTTTTGCCATCACGATAGAGCCTAAAGGAGGAAGTGAAAGTCCTACACTCGAGAAACTGGTGGTCTTAGGAGAAGTTTCCTAG
- a CDS encoding DUF2721 domain-containing protein → MELTLSTPALLFSAITLLMLAYTNRFLAMANLIRGLHKEYKEDSMEEDVIIGQIKNLKKRLTMIKNMQTYGVISFFLCVICMFLLYQDFDTAANWVFMASMLCLLISLGISLAEIQISNNALNIELSDIEDLLNKKTRTSFGQMYQKNNKD, encoded by the coding sequence ATGGAGCTAACATTGTCTACACCTGCTTTACTTTTCTCTGCCATCACATTACTGATGTTGGCCTATACCAACAGGTTTTTAGCTATGGCAAACTTAATAAGAGGGCTTCACAAAGAATACAAGGAAGACAGCATGGAAGAGGATGTCATTATTGGTCAAATCAAAAACCTAAAGAAAAGGTTAACCATGATAAAAAACATGCAAACTTATGGGGTTATTAGTTTTTTTCTATGTGTTATTTGTATGTTTTTATTGTATCAGGATTTTGATACTGCCGCTAATTGGGTGTTTATGGCAAGCATGCTTTGCTTATTGATCTCTTTGGGCATATCTCTGGCAGAGATTCAAATATCGAACAACGCACTCAATATTGAACTATCGGATATTGAAGATCTCCTGAATAAGAAAACCCGTACAAGTTTTGGGCAAATGTATCAAAAAAACAATAAGGATTGA